One window of Gloeothece citriformis PCC 7424 genomic DNA carries:
- the rppA gene encoding two-component system response regulator RppA — MRILLVEDDLEQLEPLSFALSETGHIIDAVQDGETAQWLINEKEYDLLILDWMIPNISGLQLCTYYRYLGKTSPVLMLTAKDTTLDKVTGLDAGADDYLVKPVDLLELLARVRALGRRSPLWQGDSLKIEDLSLDLNSLKLERNSVTIELSVREFQLLEYFMRHPQQVLTREQIEQSLWEWGNEPESNAVSTLIRRLRKRLQLVEVHHWIETVYGVGYRLNPSAKRPS; from the coding sequence ATGAGAATTTTGCTAGTAGAAGACGACCTTGAACAATTAGAACCGCTCTCATTCGCTTTAAGTGAGACGGGACATATTATTGATGCTGTGCAGGATGGAGAAACTGCCCAATGGTTAATCAATGAAAAAGAGTATGATCTACTGATTTTAGATTGGATGATTCCCAACATTAGTGGGTTACAATTGTGTACCTACTACCGCTATTTAGGTAAGACTTCACCTGTATTAATGCTGACAGCAAAAGATACAACACTAGATAAAGTAACCGGTTTAGATGCCGGGGCTGATGATTACCTCGTAAAACCTGTCGATCTTCTAGAATTATTGGCAAGAGTAAGAGCTTTAGGAAGACGCTCGCCTCTTTGGCAAGGGGATAGTCTTAAAATTGAGGATTTATCTCTTGATTTAAACAGTTTGAAGCTAGAAAGAAATTCTGTAACTATTGAGTTATCAGTGCGGGAATTTCAGTTACTTGAATATTTTATGCGCCATCCTCAACAAGTTTTAACTAGAGAACAAATTGAGCAATCCCTTTGGGAATGGGGAAATGAACCAGAAAGTAATGCCGTGTCTACTCTTATTCGTCGTCTTAGAAAACGTTTACAATTAGTAGAAGTACACCATTGGATTGAAACTGTTTATGGTGTTGGTTATCGTTTAAATCCTTCTGCAAAAAGGCCATCGTGA
- a CDS encoding sensor histidine kinase, with the protein MKHRVFNCFKPIASLGQKLTPSHRGSLIISIPVICLFTSLGTFAWLKNSLIEDETWVQHTQKVRLETKQLLTALVNAETGVRGYGMTGRSDFLDPYHTALKIIPQSLNELEILIKDNPQQTQQLQKIRQLVTQNLETMDKKVRFLQSLSEKNDKFRLNDSPSQLYDWLEEGKVLMDSTREEINIFAAEEERLLEVRQDHLESQRQTTSIIFYFLAFTGTISGFLAIHLFRELELDRKEREKNLQATNQQLSLVCEQLQRFTANASHELRAPLAAILSNAQMGLLTPNQAQSRHRLEKVVELTKSMSVLVNDLLFLARYEGVNLRQEFKVVDLVNLLQPLTQEWQNRAYSYNLTLTSYWPQSSIMVMAESNLLRQAIVNLLSNACRYTPAGGSIYFKVFCQNLKAIVEVEDNGIGIPTQDLPHIFERFYRVDTMRSRSTGGFGLGLAITKQIIEAHGGHIDVSSTLEKGTIFQIILPVLGVHT; encoded by the coding sequence GTGAAACACAGAGTTTTTAACTGTTTTAAACCTATTGCTTCTTTAGGGCAGAAACTTACCCCTTCTCATCGTGGCAGTTTAATTATTTCTATTCCGGTTATATGTCTATTTACTTCTTTAGGAACATTTGCATGGCTAAAAAATAGTTTAATTGAAGATGAAACCTGGGTACAACATACTCAAAAAGTTCGATTAGAAACTAAACAATTGCTCACGGCTTTAGTTAATGCTGAAACTGGGGTACGAGGATATGGAATGACAGGCCGATCGGATTTTCTTGACCCTTATCATACTGCTCTAAAAATTATTCCTCAATCTTTAAACGAATTAGAAATATTAATTAAAGATAACCCTCAACAAACTCAACAATTGCAAAAGATTCGTCAATTAGTCACTCAAAATTTAGAGACTATGGATAAAAAGGTTCGATTCCTCCAATCTTTATCCGAAAAAAATGATAAATTTAGGCTTAATGATTCTCCGTCACAATTATATGATTGGTTAGAAGAAGGCAAAGTTTTAATGGATTCGACAAGAGAAGAAATTAATATTTTTGCAGCAGAAGAAGAACGTCTTTTAGAAGTTCGTCAAGATCATTTAGAAAGTCAGCGTCAAACGACATCAATTATATTTTATTTCTTAGCCTTTACCGGGACGATTTCAGGTTTTTTAGCTATACATTTATTTCGAGAACTTGAGCTAGACCGTAAAGAAAGAGAGAAAAATTTACAAGCTACCAATCAACAATTAAGTCTAGTTTGTGAACAATTACAACGGTTTACAGCTAATGCTTCCCATGAATTACGCGCTCCCTTAGCCGCTATATTAAGTAATGCTCAAATGGGACTTTTAACGCCAAATCAAGCCCAATCTCGTCACAGATTAGAAAAAGTTGTCGAGTTAACTAAATCCATGAGTGTCTTAGTCAATGATTTATTATTTCTTGCCCGTTATGAAGGAGTAAATTTAAGACAAGAGTTTAAAGTTGTTGACTTAGTGAATTTATTACAACCCCTCACTCAAGAATGGCAAAATCGCGCTTATTCTTATAATTTAACCTTAACCAGTTATTGGCCACAGTCTTCTATTATGGTAATGGCTGAAAGTAATCTTTTACGACAAGCTATCGTTAATCTTCTGAGTAATGCCTGTCGCTATACTCCGGCTGGAGGGAGCATTTATTTTAAAGTTTTTTGTCAAAATTTAAAGGCAATCGTTGAAGTAGAAGATAATGGAATTGGTATTCCGACTCAAGATTTACCTCATATTTTTGAGCGGTTTTACCGAGTTGATACAATGCGCTCACGTTCTACAGGTGGATTTGGTTTGGGGTTAGCAATTACAAAACAAATTATAGAAGCACATGGGGGACATATTGATGTGAGTAGCACTCTTGAAAAAGGGACAATTTTTCAAATCATTCTACCGGTTTTGGGAGTTCATACTTAA
- a CDS encoding RluA family pseudouridine synthase, with protein sequence MHDSRLNNGWIYREQVNPSDAGLTVLDYYSQKYPHSTPCQWFERITSGQVLLDGHSCNPHTRLITGQKLAYHRPPWEEPSAPLNFDLLYSDSDVLVVAKPAGLPILPGGGFVEHTLLGQLKQHYPEDTPFPIHRLGRGTSGLVLLARSSFARGFLSEQMRSRQISKIYRALIPKSDLTDHFTINQPIGKIPHPVLGYIFGATPNGKDALSECRVLKRTSETTLVEVKILTGRPHQIRIHLAAIGYPLIGDPLYTMGGIPKIQTPITPEKLPVPGDCGYYLHAYQLTFNLPHRESPLTVTCPPPRELEY encoded by the coding sequence ATGCACGACTCTCGATTAAATAACGGTTGGATATATCGAGAACAGGTCAACCCCTCAGATGCAGGGTTAACGGTTTTAGACTATTACAGTCAAAAATACCCTCATTCGACCCCTTGCCAATGGTTTGAAAGGATTACATCAGGACAAGTTTTGCTCGATGGACATTCTTGTAATCCTCATACTCGGTTGATAACAGGGCAAAAATTAGCTTATCATCGACCTCCTTGGGAAGAACCTTCTGCTCCTCTGAATTTTGATCTCCTTTACTCTGACTCAGATGTGCTAGTTGTCGCTAAACCCGCAGGATTACCTATTTTACCAGGGGGTGGCTTTGTCGAACATACGTTATTGGGGCAATTAAAGCAGCATTATCCGGAAGATACTCCTTTTCCTATTCATCGCTTAGGTAGAGGCACATCCGGGTTAGTTTTACTTGCTCGGTCTTCTTTTGCCAGAGGTTTTTTAAGTGAACAAATGCGCTCTCGTCAAATCAGTAAAATTTACCGGGCTTTAATTCCAAAAAGTGATTTAACAGATCATTTTACGATTAATCAACCTATTGGTAAAATTCCTCATCCGGTGTTAGGTTATATCTTCGGGGCAACTCCCAACGGCAAGGACGCTTTGAGTGAATGTCGTGTCTTAAAACGCACCTCAGAAACCACTTTAGTAGAAGTTAAAATTCTCACCGGCAGACCTCATCAGATTCGGATTCATTTGGCCGCTATTGGATATCCTTTGATTGGCGATCCCCTTTATACTATGGGCGGAATTCCTAAAATTCAAACCCCAATTACCCCAGAAAAATTGCCAGTTCCTGGAGATTGTGGCTATTATCTTCATGCTTATCAATTAACGTTTAATCTTCCTCATCGTGAATCACCCCTAACCGTAACCTGTCCTCCTCCTAGGGAGCTTGAGTATTAA
- the glpX gene encoding class II fructose-bisphosphatase has product MESTLGLEIIEVVEQAAIASAKWMGKGEKNTADQVAVEAMRERMNRIHMRGRIVIGEGERDEAPMLYIGEQVGICTRTDAKDYCNPDELIEIDIAVDPCEGTNLVAYGQNGSMAVLAISEKGGLFAAPDFYMKKLAAPPVAKGHVDINKSATDNLKILSDCMNRSIEELVVVVMDRPRHKELIKEIREAGARVRLISDGDVSAAISCAFSGTNIHALMGIGAAPEGVISAAAMRCLGGHFQGQLIYDPEVVKTGLIGESKEGNIARLQEMGINDPDRVYNCEELASGQTVLFAACGITPGTLMEGVRFFHGGARTQSLVISTQSKTARFVDTVHLFDQPKTLQLR; this is encoded by the coding sequence GTGGAAAGTACGCTAGGTTTAGAAATTATCGAAGTCGTTGAGCAAGCTGCGATCGCTTCTGCTAAGTGGATGGGGAAAGGCGAGAAAAATACCGCCGATCAAGTAGCGGTAGAAGCTATGCGGGAACGGATGAATAGAATTCATATGCGGGGACGGATCGTCATTGGAGAAGGAGAACGGGATGAAGCTCCTATGCTCTATATTGGTGAACAAGTAGGGATTTGTACTCGTACAGATGCCAAAGACTATTGTAACCCTGATGAATTAATCGAAATTGATATTGCGGTTGACCCCTGTGAAGGAACTAATCTAGTTGCTTATGGACAAAACGGTTCAATGGCAGTTTTAGCGATCTCCGAAAAAGGAGGATTATTTGCCGCTCCTGACTTTTATATGAAGAAGTTAGCCGCTCCTCCGGTTGCTAAAGGTCATGTTGATATCAATAAATCCGCTACCGATAACCTGAAAATTCTCTCTGACTGCATGAATCGCTCCATTGAGGAGTTAGTGGTGGTGGTGATGGATCGTCCTCGTCACAAAGAATTAATCAAAGAAATTCGCGAAGCCGGCGCAAGAGTTCGACTGATCAGTGATGGTGATGTGTCTGCGGCAATTTCCTGCGCTTTCTCTGGGACAAACATTCATGCTTTGATGGGTATTGGTGCTGCTCCTGAAGGGGTGATTTCTGCGGCGGCTATGCGCTGTTTAGGCGGTCACTTCCAAGGTCAGTTAATTTATGACCCCGAAGTCGTCAAAACTGGCTTAATTGGCGAAAGCAAAGAAGGCAATATTGCCCGACTCCAAGAAATGGGGATTAATGATCCCGATCGAGTTTACAATTGTGAAGAGTTAGCCAGTGGACAAACGGTTCTGTTTGCTGCTTGTGGGATCACCCCCGGAACCTTAATGGAAGGCGTTCGCTTCTTTCACGGTGGCGCGAGAACCCAAAGCTTAGTTATCTCTACTCAGTCTAAGACCGCTCGTTTTGTAGATACGGTACATTTATTTGATCAACCCAAGACACTTCAATTACGATAG
- a CDS encoding transposase has product MKTIKNWFGEIVGYFERRTINAVGQGINNRLKVLKSCGFGFKIFDNFQKRALLFWHLADSLA; this is encoded by the coding sequence GTGAAAACTATTAAAAATTGGTTTGGAGAAATTGTTGGTTATTTTGAACGAAGAACAATTAACGCAGTTGGGCAAGGAATTAATAACCGTTTAAAAGTTTTGAAATCTTGTGGTTTTGGCTTTAAAATTTTCGATAATTTTCAAAAGAGAGCTTTATTATTTTGGCATTTAGCTGATAGTTTAGCATAG
- a CDS encoding NirD/YgiW/YdeI family stress tolerance protein has protein sequence MNKKFLFFGMTSILISFAIPETNAQTPIRTLQQNQGLTISGVIRSVVGNEFILDDGTGQVIVDAGPRWWHQINVNPGEQVTVVGEYDDDDFDAFKITRSDGTVIDIRSPGGPPPWAGQRGKGRR, from the coding sequence ATGAACAAAAAATTTCTGTTTTTTGGGATGACTTCAATTTTAATCAGTTTTGCTATTCCTGAGACGAACGCCCAAACTCCTATCAGAACCTTACAACAAAATCAAGGTTTAACCATTAGTGGAGTGATTCGCAGTGTAGTCGGTAATGAATTTATTTTAGATGATGGAACGGGTCAGGTTATTGTCGATGCTGGCCCGCGCTGGTGGCATCAGATTAATGTTAATCCTGGAGAACAAGTGACGGTTGTGGGTGAATATGATGACGATGATTTTGATGCTTTTAAAATTACTAGAAGTGATGGGACAGTGATTGATATTCGTTCCCCTGGTGGCCCTCCTCCTTGGGCTGGTCAAAGAGGAAAAGGACGCAGATAA
- a CDS encoding 2OG-Fe(II) oxygenase has product MLINPTVINNLNIYRKEFEQGKPFKHTVIDNFLVPEIAQTLLKDFPQFKKEKAINEIGKVGGKAVHENLAEISLNYKILAEHIDSPDFLNTISQITGIERLINDNTFYGGGTHENLNGQELDPHIDFNLDERNWYHRRLNVIIFLNEEWEESWGGALELHSNPREPDENKIIAFLPLFNRCIIFETNEYSWHGFTKIQLPEDKKHLSRKSISIYLYTKDRPASELASPHTTFYVNRPLPAHIQPGKVLTEEDYQAIKVLLKRRDDLIYFYQKRELEEFSNLPSLKAQIKRYLALKNQSLWKLWMFWTWLKKTLKKPSSTLKQN; this is encoded by the coding sequence ATGTTGATTAATCCAACTGTGATAAATAATCTAAACATATACCGAAAGGAATTTGAACAAGGAAAACCTTTTAAGCATACTGTAATCGATAATTTTTTAGTTCCAGAAATCGCTCAAACATTACTTAAAGATTTTCCCCAATTTAAGAAAGAAAAAGCGATTAATGAAATCGGCAAAGTTGGAGGCAAAGCCGTTCATGAAAATTTAGCAGAAATCAGCCTGAATTATAAAATTTTAGCGGAACATATTGATTCTCCTGATTTTCTCAATACAATTTCTCAAATTACCGGGATAGAGAGATTAATTAACGATAATACGTTTTACGGAGGAGGAACTCACGAAAATTTAAATGGACAAGAGTTAGATCCTCACATTGATTTTAATTTAGATGAAAGAAATTGGTATCATCGCCGTTTAAATGTAATTATCTTTTTAAATGAAGAGTGGGAAGAAAGCTGGGGAGGAGCATTAGAACTGCACTCGAATCCGCGAGAACCTGATGAAAATAAAATTATTGCTTTTTTACCTTTGTTTAATCGGTGTATAATTTTTGAAACTAATGAATACTCATGGCATGGGTTTACAAAAATCCAACTTCCTGAAGATAAAAAGCATTTGTCTCGAAAATCGATTTCAATTTATTTATATACCAAAGATAGACCCGCTTCAGAATTAGCTTCTCCTCATACAACCTTTTATGTTAATCGTCCTCTTCCCGCTCATATTCAACCCGGCAAAGTTTTAACGGAAGAAGATTATCAAGCCATTAAAGTCTTATTAAAAAGACGAGATGATTTAATTTATTTTTATCAAAAGAGAGAGTTAGAAGAGTTTTCTAATTTACCCAGTCTTAAAGCCCAAATTAAGCGTTATTTAGCCTTAAAAAATCAAAGTTTATGGAAGCTATGGATGTTTTGGACTTGGCTAAAAAAAACCCTCAAAAAGCCTAGCTCAACCCTTAAACAAAATTGA
- the nth gene encoding endonuclease III, whose protein sequence is MNITRKKTTQSKRALEILATLEHLYPEATCSLTYETPVQLLVATILSAQCTDERVNQVTPNLFARFPDASSLANAPREDLEILIRSTGFYRNKAKNIQGACQKIVSEFGGEVPQQMEKLLSLPGVARKTANVVLAHGFGIIQGVTVDTHVKRLSGRLGLTKETDPIKIERDLMTLLPQPDWENFSIRIIYHGRAVCKARKPDCDRCKLAHLCPSAEIKSTR, encoded by the coding sequence GTGAATATTACTCGCAAGAAAACAACTCAATCAAAACGCGCCTTAGAAATATTGGCGACACTAGAGCATCTCTATCCGGAGGCCACTTGTAGTTTAACCTACGAAACTCCTGTGCAACTTCTTGTCGCTACGATTCTTTCCGCCCAATGTACGGATGAACGGGTAAATCAAGTCACTCCTAACTTATTTGCCCGTTTTCCCGATGCGTCTAGTCTCGCTAATGCCCCCAGAGAAGACCTAGAGATCTTAATTCGCTCTACGGGATTTTATCGCAATAAAGCCAAAAATATACAGGGTGCTTGTCAAAAAATAGTCTCTGAATTTGGGGGAGAAGTCCCACAGCAGATGGAAAAACTGCTGAGTTTGCCCGGAGTCGCCCGCAAAACTGCTAATGTGGTATTAGCTCACGGATTTGGTATTATACAAGGGGTAACGGTGGATACCCACGTTAAACGGCTGAGTGGACGGTTAGGATTAACAAAAGAAACTGATCCGATTAAAATAGAGCGAGATCTCATGACCCTATTACCTCAACCCGACTGGGAAAATTTTTCAATTCGGATTATTTATCATGGTCGGGCAGTTTGTAAAGCTCGTAAACCGGATTGTGATAGATGTAAATTAGCCCATCTTTGTCCTTCTGCTGAAATTAAGTCAACTCGATAA
- the hslO gene encoding Hsp33 family molecular chaperone HslO, whose protein sequence is MADQLIRATAADGGIRAVGVISTRLTEEARVRHKLSYVATAALGRAMTSGLLLASSMKREGSRVNIRIKGDGPLGGLLVDAGLDGTVRGYVGNPSVELPPNAKGKLDVGGAVGRDGYLYVVRDVGYGYPYSSTVELVSGEVGDDVAHYLITSEQTPSALLVGVFVDVTGVIASGGILLQVMPKAARDEELVSTLESRVGQLTGFTPLLRAGKTLPEIFEQLLGDLGLVILPEIQMVRFDCHCSFERVLGALKMLGEAELQDMIEKDDGAEATCQFCGEVYQASREHLTQLIEDLRAQSG, encoded by the coding sequence ATGGCAGATCAATTAATCAGGGCAACAGCAGCAGATGGCGGAATTAGAGCAGTGGGGGTCATTTCAACCCGTCTAACCGAAGAAGCTAGAGTGCGACACAAACTTTCTTATGTAGCAACGGCGGCCTTAGGCCGGGCGATGACCTCTGGTTTATTACTGGCCTCTAGTATGAAACGGGAAGGCTCAAGGGTCAATATTCGCATTAAAGGAGATGGCCCCCTAGGAGGATTATTAGTAGATGCAGGATTAGATGGCACAGTCAGAGGATATGTGGGCAATCCTAGCGTAGAATTACCTCCTAATGCTAAAGGGAAACTCGATGTCGGGGGAGCAGTCGGACGAGACGGTTATTTATATGTGGTTCGGGATGTGGGTTATGGTTATCCCTATTCCAGTACCGTTGAGCTAGTTTCTGGGGAAGTCGGGGATGATGTCGCTCATTACTTAATTACCAGTGAACAAACTCCCTCCGCTTTACTGGTCGGGGTTTTTGTCGATGTGACTGGGGTCATTGCTTCCGGAGGAATTTTACTGCAAGTGATGCCAAAAGCCGCTAGAGATGAAGAGTTAGTCTCTACTCTAGAATCTCGCGTTGGACAATTAACCGGTTTTACTCCCTTGTTACGAGCCGGTAAAACTTTACCCGAAATTTTTGAGCAACTTTTAGGAGATTTAGGGTTAGTCATTCTGCCAGAAATTCAAATGGTACGCTTTGACTGTCACTGCTCCTTTGAAAGGGTGTTAGGGGCACTGAAAATGTTAGGAGAAGCAGAATTACAAGACATGATAGAAAAAGATGATGGTGCTGAAGCAACTTGTCAATTTTGTGGAGAAGTTTATCAAGCGAGTCGGGAACATTTAACCCAGTTAATTGAAGATTTACGGGCACAGTCAGGTTAA
- the rseP gene encoding RIP metalloprotease RseP, whose protein sequence is MSVLAAIAVLALLIVVHELGHFAAARLQGIHVNRFSIGFGPALAKYQGAETEYAVRAIPLGGYVGFPDDDPETEIPADDPNLLRNRPILDRAIVISAGVIANLVFAYFLLVGQAATIGFQDMNYQPGVAIPEILAGENSAAVVAGIEPGDVILAVDSQKLEASPTAIMTLRETIQQSPNQPLVLTIQREEKTLNLTVTPTQGADGKGKIGVILTPNGEAILRKADNFFEAFTLGATEYQRLADLTTKGFWQLVSNFKENAQQVAGPVKIVEYGATIAQNNAGNLLQFAAIISINLAIINILPLPALDGGQLVFLGIEALRGKPLPLKVQEGIMQTGLVLLLGLGVVLIVRDTLNLAIFQKLFQ, encoded by the coding sequence ATGTCCGTATTGGCAGCGATCGCCGTTTTAGCTTTATTAATAGTCGTACACGAGTTAGGGCACTTTGCAGCAGCCCGTTTACAAGGAATTCATGTCAACCGTTTTTCCATCGGGTTTGGCCCTGCTTTAGCCAAATATCAAGGCGCAGAGACAGAATATGCCGTCCGTGCCATTCCCCTAGGCGGTTATGTGGGCTTTCCCGATGATGACCCAGAAACTGAAATTCCGGCAGATGACCCCAATTTACTCCGCAATCGTCCTATTTTAGATCGAGCTATTGTTATCAGTGCCGGAGTCATCGCCAATTTAGTCTTTGCTTATTTTCTCTTAGTCGGGCAGGCCGCTACCATTGGGTTTCAAGATATGAATTATCAGCCAGGGGTAGCTATTCCTGAAATTCTAGCCGGAGAAAATAGCGCGGCGGTTGTCGCAGGAATTGAACCCGGAGACGTAATTTTAGCGGTGGACTCTCAAAAACTAGAGGCTTCCCCAACCGCTATTATGACCTTAAGAGAAACCATACAACAGTCTCCTAATCAACCTCTAGTCTTAACCATTCAACGGGAAGAGAAAACCCTCAACCTCACCGTTACTCCCACCCAAGGGGCGGACGGAAAAGGGAAAATAGGCGTTATTCTTACCCCCAATGGGGAAGCTATCCTTCGTAAAGCGGACAACTTTTTTGAGGCATTTACCCTAGGCGCGACTGAATATCAACGGTTAGCAGACTTAACAACCAAAGGATTTTGGCAATTAGTCAGCAATTTTAAAGAAAATGCTCAACAAGTCGCCGGCCCAGTCAAAATTGTTGAATACGGAGCAACCATCGCCCAAAATAATGCCGGAAATCTACTCCAATTTGCTGCCATTATCAGCATTAACTTAGCCATTATTAATATTTTGCCCTTACCTGCCCTTGATGGCGGTCAACTGGTCTTTTTAGGAATTGAAGCCTTAAGAGGAAAACCTTTACCCCTAAAAGTGCAAGAAGGGATCATGCAAACGGGATTAGTCCTATTATTAGGGTTAGGAGTCGTCCTGATTGTTCGGGATACCCTTAATTTGGCTATTTTTCAAAAACTTTTTCAGTAA
- a CDS encoding mechanosensitive ion channel family protein, translated as MKTIRRKIFRFKPLLKLPSMITWGMISLLSCLFTFSNPYPVLGQLRPLSISDPISSQINLFSPPPQVSNVGNIYAASVRLDGYELFKVTAIDSLKNDTESSLLSASQLAFIRAQLVENELKGIVSNHLYGGRFKQGFQKETLTVTVSQRNGATVIIAYDDDKLRERQIVTVTEQDAQFYGYSVQNWAIRLADIIKMALIRSQLERSFPYFINKLLLSLVIIAVAIALSWVILSWQKKLREKRLALLAEEPINELVLSPSELSSIKEDLSMAAQQSKFFKVREKQQQFSRKLELIRLKRRLFQSAQIIILLVSLISIIELFPWTRWISSEFLQKPFMVLMVVLGNGVIIRLSSIFIDRYTQTLIEEASICPLVCSDAGTSQRRASRLSTIGEISKHFIFWAFTGISLIVSLDILGLPVKALLTGAGVLGIAISLVAQSFIKDLINGIQILRQDRYVVGDFIQVEDTWGLVEGFSLTITQIRGTQGRLTTVPNGDIRVVHNLTKEWARVDIYIKVSHDTDIDLAMKVMQQTAQKMQQDPEWGCLIIEPTVVMGVHNLDHTGVEIQYWMKTKPTQQWSVGREYRRRLKLAFEEKEIHLGIPQQSVVIPNSSPLIEIKDNGVN; from the coding sequence GTGAAAACAATTAGACGAAAAATTTTTAGATTTAAGCCATTACTAAAACTTCCCTCGATGATAACTTGGGGAATGATCAGTTTATTGAGTTGCCTGTTCACTTTTAGTAATCCTTATCCGGTGCTAGGACAATTACGTCCTCTATCCATTTCTGATCCCATCAGTTCTCAGATTAATCTATTTAGTCCTCCTCCTCAAGTGAGCAATGTAGGTAATATCTATGCCGCTTCTGTCAGATTAGATGGTTACGAATTATTTAAAGTAACAGCCATTGATAGCCTAAAAAACGATACAGAATCAAGTCTTTTATCTGCCTCACAATTGGCTTTCATTAGGGCGCAATTGGTAGAAAACGAACTCAAAGGGATTGTGTCTAATCATCTCTATGGGGGAAGATTTAAACAAGGATTTCAAAAAGAGACCTTAACCGTCACCGTGAGTCAACGGAATGGGGCAACGGTTATTATTGCTTATGATGATGATAAATTAAGAGAGCGTCAAATTGTCACCGTTACTGAACAAGACGCTCAATTTTACGGCTATTCTGTCCAAAATTGGGCGATCAGATTAGCCGATATTATTAAAATGGCTCTCATTCGCTCCCAATTAGAACGAAGTTTTCCCTATTTTATTAATAAATTATTGTTAAGTTTAGTGATTATTGCTGTAGCGATCGCTTTAAGTTGGGTTATCTTATCTTGGCAAAAGAAACTGAGGGAAAAACGACTCGCTTTATTAGCTGAAGAACCGATTAATGAATTAGTGCTTTCTCCCTCAGAACTATCTTCTATAAAAGAAGATTTATCGATGGCGGCTCAACAATCTAAATTTTTTAAAGTGCGAGAAAAACAGCAACAATTTTCCCGTAAATTAGAATTAATTCGCTTAAAAAGACGATTGTTTCAGTCAGCACAAATTATTATTTTGTTGGTGAGTTTAATCTCGATTATTGAATTATTTCCCTGGACGAGATGGATTTCTTCGGAATTTTTACAAAAACCGTTTATGGTATTAATGGTAGTTTTGGGTAATGGGGTAATTATTCGTCTCAGTTCAATTTTTATCGATCGTTATACCCAAACTTTAATCGAAGAAGCCTCTATTTGTCCTCTGGTTTGTTCGGATGCAGGAACGTCTCAAAGACGAGCTTCCCGTTTGAGTACCATAGGAGAAATCAGCAAACATTTTATTTTTTGGGCTTTTACCGGAATTAGTTTAATTGTTTCTTTAGATATTTTAGGATTACCGGTAAAGGCATTATTAACCGGAGCAGGAGTATTAGGAATTGCTATTTCTTTAGTCGCCCAAAGTTTTATTAAAGATTTAATTAATGGGATTCAAATTTTACGTCAAGACCGGTATGTAGTCGGAGATTTTATTCAAGTAGAAGATACTTGGGGATTAGTAGAAGGATTTAGTTTAACTATCACTCAAATTCGGGGAACTCAAGGACGTTTAACCACTGTTCCCAATGGAGATATTAGAGTTGTTCATAATTTAACAAAAGAATGGGCAAGAGTTGATATTTATATTAAAGTTTCTCATGATACGGATATTGACTTAGCCATGAAAGTGATGCAACAAACCGCTCAAAAAATGCAGCAAGATCCAGAATGGGGATGTCTTATTATAGAACCGACTGTTGTAATGGGAGTTCATAATTTAGATCATACCGGAGTTGAAATTCAATATTGGATGAAAACGAAACCGACACAACAATGGTCAGTCGGTCGAGAATATCGTCGTCGTCTTAAACTGGCTTTTGAAGAAAAAGAAATTCATTTAGGTATTCCTCAACAATCGGTTGTTATTCCTAATTCTTCTCCTTTAATTGAAATTAAAGATAATGGAGTTAATTAA